Proteins from a single region of Jatrophihabitans sp.:
- a CDS encoding CBM35 domain-containing protein: MSFVKKAKVALVVVTAVISGAALTTPAGAGPAPAVQLDSRDSEGHLLQLGNDNDAYWVNGAGPQNPENRTEGPGPEQYEQQVGIEPKAGPQGEVAFRMKWRWPETTNGDVKGYPAIVSGSKPGSYSPDYLPAGQPVRLRDGSISLTSPSGATPGTFFPLQLPVNSLTAKYDWDHVTAPTGVGHLSFDLWLQSHPGQDRGFVNSSITHEIMIPLDNWGGYGAHSSRACWWWSHDVTIGGKLYHVHAARDQAPCVDGKNNDTPLLPNFGSLNGAYGRTGWKFIVFQPDVMPMDPGEIDLAAIVNHVGTYTDARGNRWATGNEYLVDAELGVEPIKGTGDIVVHDYKVSQTNSSTPTFPSPPTPTTRVQAETGTLTGSGVSVRSDLPGYEGAGHVGSFTDNGDKLAVSFPNMTAGTYDLRIRHRGGAQQNTVQVNNGQLRDVSFPATGDAWAVKTVPWVTLADGANVINLIKGWGYMDVDYVEVVPVDPPVIQPPPPASARIQAENGALTGLTIQTAAPGYEGSGYVGEFEDDGDKVAVTFPGVTAGKYDIRIRHRGGYQQNYVDVNGTRRSEAFPDTGDGWGVKTISGVTLTGGANTIAVSKEWGWFCVDYLEIVPSNAPSTDTATRKQAENGALTGVISQTQVAGYEGNGYVGPFANAGDKVTVDFTNVTAGSYDIRIRYHSGADQQNHVAVNGSSGSQLFTATGSGWGVKTLRGVALTGGTNTVAIIKDWGWFYVDSVEIVPTS; encoded by the coding sequence ATGAGCTTTGTCAAAAAGGCGAAAGTGGCACTGGTTGTAGTCACGGCGGTCATCTCAGGCGCCGCTCTGACGACTCCTGCCGGGGCCGGACCCGCGCCTGCGGTCCAGCTCGACAGCCGGGACAGCGAGGGCCACTTGCTGCAGCTCGGCAACGACAACGACGCCTACTGGGTCAACGGCGCCGGACCCCAGAACCCGGAAAACCGGACCGAGGGCCCGGGGCCGGAGCAATACGAGCAGCAAGTCGGCATCGAGCCGAAGGCCGGCCCGCAGGGCGAGGTGGCGTTCAGGATGAAATGGCGCTGGCCCGAGACCACGAATGGCGACGTCAAGGGATATCCGGCGATCGTGAGCGGTAGTAAGCCTGGCTCCTACAGCCCCGACTACCTACCTGCCGGACAACCGGTCAGACTGCGCGATGGCAGCATCTCGCTGACCAGCCCGAGCGGCGCCACCCCGGGCACGTTCTTCCCGCTGCAACTTCCGGTCAACTCCCTCACCGCCAAGTACGACTGGGACCACGTCACTGCGCCCACCGGGGTAGGGCACCTGTCCTTCGACCTCTGGCTGCAGTCCCATCCCGGACAGGACAGGGGCTTCGTGAATTCGTCGATCACTCACGAGATCATGATCCCGCTGGACAATTGGGGAGGCTACGGAGCTCACTCGTCGAGAGCGTGTTGGTGGTGGTCCCACGACGTCACCATCGGTGGCAAGCTGTACCACGTTCACGCTGCCAGGGATCAGGCCCCGTGCGTGGACGGCAAGAACAATGACACCCCCCTGCTTCCTAATTTCGGAAGCCTCAACGGCGCCTATGGCCGTACCGGCTGGAAATTTATCGTCTTCCAGCCTGATGTGATGCCCATGGACCCGGGGGAAATCGATCTGGCCGCGATCGTCAATCACGTCGGAACCTATACCGACGCCAGGGGCAATCGCTGGGCCACGGGCAACGAGTACCTGGTCGACGCCGAGTTGGGAGTGGAGCCGATAAAGGGCACCGGGGACATCGTCGTTCATGACTACAAGGTGTCTCAAACCAATTCGTCGACGCCTACGTTCCCCTCTCCGCCGACGCCGACGACCCGCGTCCAGGCCGAGACCGGCACGCTGACCGGCTCTGGGGTGAGCGTGCGCTCTGACCTGCCCGGTTACGAGGGCGCCGGCCATGTCGGGAGCTTCACTGACAACGGCGACAAGTTGGCCGTGAGCTTCCCCAACATGACTGCCGGCACCTATGACCTGCGCATCCGCCACCGCGGGGGCGCCCAGCAGAACACCGTGCAGGTCAACAACGGCCAGTTGCGCGACGTCTCCTTTCCCGCGACCGGAGATGCCTGGGCGGTTAAAACCGTCCCGTGGGTGACACTCGCCGATGGCGCCAACGTCATCAACCTGATCAAGGGTTGGGGGTACATGGACGTCGACTATGTCGAGGTCGTTCCCGTCGATCCGCCGGTCATTCAGCCGCCGCCGCCTGCCTCTGCACGCATCCAGGCTGAGAACGGCGCTCTGACCGGCCTCACCATCCAGACCGCGGCGCCGGGGTATGAGGGCAGCGGTTATGTCGGGGAGTTTGAGGACGACGGTGACAAGGTGGCGGTGACCTTCCCCGGCGTGACGGCAGGCAAGTACGACATCCGCATCCGCCACCGCGGCGGATACCAGCAGAATTATGTGGATGTCAACGGGACCCGTCGTAGCGAGGCATTTCCTGACACCGGCGACGGGTGGGGCGTCAAGACCATTAGCGGAGTGACCCTCACGGGTGGGGCGAACACCATAGCCGTGAGCAAGGAATGGGGCTGGTTCTGCGTCGACTACCTCGAGATCGTTCCCTCCAACGCCCCCTCCACCGACACTGCCACTCGAAAGCAGGCAGAGAACGGCGCCCTGACAGGCGTCATCTCTCAGACCCAGGTCGCCGGTTACGAGGGCAATGGTTACGTGGGCCCGTTCGCCAACGCCGGTGATAAAGTCACTGTTGACTTCACTAACGTGACTGCGGGCTCCTACGATATCCGTATTCGTTACCATTCCGGCGCCGATCAGCAGAACCACGTCGCCGTCAACGGGAGCTCAGGCAGCCAGCTCTTTACCGCGACCGGTAGTGGTTGGGGGGTCAAGACCCTCAGGGGGGTGGCATTGACCGGCGGAACCAACACCGTTGCCATAATCAAGGATTGGGGCTGGTTCTACGTGGACTCCGTCGAAATAGTTCCCACCAGCTGA
- a CDS encoding FAD-dependent monooxygenase codes for MKVAEYDVVIAGAGPTGLALAGELALKNLKVLVLERRSHRSEESRALGMHGRTLDLLAQRGLAETFMKLGHPVPKVRLRFEQRKQSLLNLAELDTDFGHLLILPQSETERILEEHALELGVHVRREAGVKSLDQDSNGVTVHFGGKDPGSVRASWVVGCDGSKSNVREAIGAKFNGRPYPYTILVADVLLKNPPKDDLLIEVAKLGLVVCTAFGNGYYRLGIIDRTVPWSDDPVTMTEISKALINIFGSDLGPHEPIWTSRFIIQEKQATSYREGRVLLAGDAAHVHSPLGGQGLNLGVQDAFNLGWKLAAVHAGDSDASLLDSYAAERRRRSRAVITVTDVVTRLMMAGHRMPQKMRKTVVPLILSTARGRGIAAGALSGVTLRYPPTHRRLRNRDEGRRVPNLNLRGTNGDVRLFDLMHDGRFVLVDDGSIGSRAEPWADRLCLWQGQVEGHPEFKAPLLVRPDGYLAGSGASEVLAGLKRWCGHPGAAGGSARHADTSAPQLKGSEQA; via the coding sequence ATGAAGGTCGCGGAATATGACGTGGTCATCGCGGGCGCGGGGCCGACGGGGCTCGCTCTCGCTGGTGAACTGGCCCTCAAGAATCTGAAGGTGCTGGTGCTGGAACGGCGTTCGCACCGCTCAGAAGAGTCCCGAGCGCTCGGGATGCACGGCCGCACCCTCGATCTGCTGGCTCAGCGCGGCCTCGCCGAGACCTTCATGAAACTGGGCCATCCGGTGCCCAAGGTCCGGCTCCGCTTCGAGCAGCGCAAGCAGTCGCTGCTGAACCTGGCCGAGCTCGACACCGACTTCGGTCACCTGCTGATCCTGCCGCAGAGTGAGACCGAGCGGATCCTCGAAGAGCACGCCCTCGAGCTGGGCGTGCACGTGCGGCGCGAAGCCGGGGTGAAGTCGCTCGATCAGGACAGCAACGGAGTGACCGTCCACTTCGGCGGCAAGGACCCCGGCAGCGTCCGCGCCTCGTGGGTGGTCGGGTGCGACGGGTCCAAGAGCAATGTGCGCGAGGCGATCGGCGCGAAGTTCAACGGGCGCCCCTATCCGTACACGATCCTGGTCGCCGACGTGTTGCTGAAGAACCCGCCCAAGGACGACCTGCTGATCGAGGTCGCCAAGCTCGGCCTGGTCGTCTGCACGGCGTTCGGAAACGGCTACTACCGCCTGGGCATCATCGACCGCACCGTTCCCTGGAGCGATGACCCGGTGACCATGACCGAGATCAGCAAGGCGCTGATCAACATCTTCGGCAGCGACCTGGGCCCGCACGAGCCCATCTGGACCTCGCGCTTCATCATTCAGGAGAAGCAGGCGACCAGTTACCGCGAAGGCCGGGTGCTGCTGGCCGGCGACGCCGCCCACGTGCACTCACCGCTCGGCGGCCAGGGTCTCAACCTCGGCGTCCAGGACGCCTTCAACCTCGGGTGGAAGCTCGCCGCGGTGCATGCCGGCGACAGCGACGCATCGCTGCTGGACAGCTACGCGGCCGAGCGGCGCCGCAGGTCCCGGGCCGTGATCACCGTGACCGACGTCGTCACCCGGCTGATGATGGCCGGTCACCGGATGCCGCAGAAGATGCGCAAGACAGTGGTTCCGCTGATCCTGTCCACCGCCCGCGGCCGTGGGATCGCGGCCGGGGCGCTGTCCGGCGTGACGCTGAGGTACCCGCCCACGCACCGGCGCCTGCGCAACCGGGACGAGGGACGGCGCGTGCCCAACCTCAACCTGCGCGGAACGAACGGCGACGTGCGCCTCTTCGATCTGATGCACGACGGGCGATTCGTCCTCGTCGACGACGGTTCCATCGGTTCTCGCGCCGAGCCGTGGGCCGACCGGCTGTGCCTCTGGCAGGGCCAGGTCGAGGGCCATCCCGAGTTCAAGGCGCCGTTGCTGGTCCGCCCGGACGGTTACCTGGCGGGCTCGGGCGCCTCCGAGGTGCTTGCCGGCCTCAAGCGCTGGTGCGGACACCCCGGGGCGGCGGGCGGCTCGGCCAGGCACGCTGACACGAGCGCCCCTCAGCTCAAGGGCTCAGAACAGGCATGA